Part of the Paenibacillus kyungheensis genome, CAAAACACAATATTCATTAAGCCATATTGTAAATGAACTCAAAAAGCTATACCTTGAATTTCAACCTGAAAATTCAGTAGAGTCGGTATCGAACGTATCTATATTACCGAATGAACCAGAATAGAAAAGCCAATCTTAGCACACAATAAATGATATGATTACAGTAAGGCAACACAAGAATACCGGTGATGGGGGTCGGAGAAAATGGAAGAATTAAAAGAACGTATTTTGGCAGAAGGATCGGTTATGTCTAACGATGTGCTGAAATTAGATGCATTATTGAATCATCAAGTCGATCCACAACTGATTATGCGTATGGGTAAAGAATTTGCAGATTTATATCGTACAGAAGGTGTGACCAAAGTAGTCACTGTTGAGTCCTCAGGGATTCCAGTCGCTTTTACAACGGCTTTTGAATTAGGGGTACCACTTGTTTTTGCACGCCGTAAAAAGACTTTGCTTGCTGATCCTGATTCGTTGATCGAGCGAGTGCCTTCCTTTACCAAAGGGATAGTGACCGATATTATGTTATCTCGTCAATTCGTTACCGAGAATGATCGCATTTTATTTATTGATGATATTATCGCTAATGGAGATGCGGCGCGTGGAATGATTCGAATTATTGAACGTTCCGGTGCAACATTGGTAGGAGTAGGGATTGTGATCGAGAAATGTTTCCAAAGTGGAGCACAAGCGATTCGTGATCAGAATATTCGTCTGGATTCACTGGTCAAAATTACTTCACTTCAAGATGGACAAATTACATTCGGGTGATCCAAAGTGGTATAATAGACGTAGTTATGATGTAGATAGACAATTTCACCAATTAGTTTCTAGTTGAATAAAATTTGTTGCAACAAAGTCTTATATTCGGTAAAGAAGATT contains:
- a CDS encoding xanthine phosphoribosyltransferase, with the protein product MEELKERILAEGSVMSNDVLKLDALLNHQVDPQLIMRMGKEFADLYRTEGVTKVVTVESSGIPVAFTTAFELGVPLVFARRKKTLLADPDSLIERVPSFTKGIVTDIMLSRQFVTENDRILFIDDIIANGDAARGMIRIIERSGATLVGVGIVIEKCFQSGAQAIRDQNIRLDSLVKITSLQDGQITFG